Proteins encoded in a region of the Megalops cyprinoides isolate fMegCyp1 chromosome 3, fMegCyp1.pri, whole genome shotgun sequence genome:
- the ptrh2 gene encoding peptidyl-tRNA hydrolase 2, mitochondrial isoform X1 encodes MLRTHQKDTPVSRRIEDDLCLKMDSVSGQIALGVLAGVGCGLCLGWLLRGRFGRPLRSLAAGAGNGAGSEVSVMGESGEFKLTLVVRTDLKMGKGKVAAQCSHAAVSAYKQVQRRNPDLLKQWEYCGQPKVVVKAPDEESIIELLTCAKELGLPVSLIQDAGRTQIAPGSRTVLGVGPGPVDLVDKVTGHLKLY; translated from the exons ATGCTTCGAACACACCAGAAAGACACGCCAGTCAGTCGGAGGATAGAGGACGATCTCTG CCTTAAAATGGATTCGGTGTCCGGTCAGATAGCCCTGGGCGTTTTGGCAGGGGTTGGGTGCGGACTGTGCCTCGGGTGGCTCCTGCGGGGCCGGTTCGGCAGGCCTCTGAGAAGTCTGGCAGCGGGCGCCGGGAACGGGGCGGGGAGCGAGGTCAGCGTGATGGGGGAGAGCGGGGAGTTCAAGTTGACCCTGGTGGTACGCACCGACCTGAAGATGGGCAAGGGCAAAGTGGCGGCCCAGTGCTCACACGCCGCCGTCTCCGCCTACAAGCAGGTCCAGCGGAGGAACCCCGACCTCCTCAAGCAGTGGGAGTACTGCGGCCAGCCCAAGGTGGTGGTCAAGGCGCCGGACGAGGAGAGCATAATCGAGCTGCTGACTTGCGCCAAAGAGCTGGGGCTGCCCGTCAGCCTGATTCAGGACGCTGGGAGGACACAGATCGCTCCCGGCTCACGCACTGTGCTGGGTGTTGGCCCGGGGCCTGTCGATCTCGTGGACAAAGTCACCGGACACTTAAAACTTTATTAA
- the ptrh2 gene encoding peptidyl-tRNA hydrolase 2, mitochondrial isoform X2, whose protein sequence is MDSVSGQIALGVLAGVGCGLCLGWLLRGRFGRPLRSLAAGAGNGAGSEVSVMGESGEFKLTLVVRTDLKMGKGKVAAQCSHAAVSAYKQVQRRNPDLLKQWEYCGQPKVVVKAPDEESIIELLTCAKELGLPVSLIQDAGRTQIAPGSRTVLGVGPGPVDLVDKVTGHLKLY, encoded by the coding sequence ATGGATTCGGTGTCCGGTCAGATAGCCCTGGGCGTTTTGGCAGGGGTTGGGTGCGGACTGTGCCTCGGGTGGCTCCTGCGGGGCCGGTTCGGCAGGCCTCTGAGAAGTCTGGCAGCGGGCGCCGGGAACGGGGCGGGGAGCGAGGTCAGCGTGATGGGGGAGAGCGGGGAGTTCAAGTTGACCCTGGTGGTACGCACCGACCTGAAGATGGGCAAGGGCAAAGTGGCGGCCCAGTGCTCACACGCCGCCGTCTCCGCCTACAAGCAGGTCCAGCGGAGGAACCCCGACCTCCTCAAGCAGTGGGAGTACTGCGGCCAGCCCAAGGTGGTGGTCAAGGCGCCGGACGAGGAGAGCATAATCGAGCTGCTGACTTGCGCCAAAGAGCTGGGGCTGCCCGTCAGCCTGATTCAGGACGCTGGGAGGACACAGATCGCTCCCGGCTCACGCACTGTGCTGGGTGTTGGCCCGGGGCCTGTCGATCTCGTGGACAAAGTCACCGGACACTTAAAACTTTATTAA